GTGGCTTTCTGAATGTTTTGCAGGATCCAAGAAGGTGGGAGGATGTGTTGATGGCAGGTCAACTTTCAGCTACCTGCCAATCTCTGCAGTGTCACGACTGTGTGCCAGTCAGTCTTCTTTTCTCAAATTTCTATCCTGCAGTCTTGATGATCaccccactttttttttgcttcagtcTTCATCAATGCTCTTTGATCATGTCTTCAATTTCCTTCAGTTCTCTGACATGCTTGTTTACAATGTTGAGATCACCACTAGCTTAAAGCATCCAAAGAATTAGCATTGTCAATTAACCAGTCCAAGCGCTAGTGGGATGCAGACCCTTGGGCTAATAGAATTGTGGGGGCTTTTCAAACTAGCATAACATCACATAGTAATAAATGACACAGTTTTGGAATTCTGTGAATCGTGGAACGGCttctgaataataatattaaaaaattggacaacagaaaatatatataattctaTGAACTCCATGAATTCATCATGATAAACATGTTATGTACAGGTATAGTCCTTAGCACCAGTGAGAAATTTCATGGTGAAATTTTTGTATCCACTCACCATAAACTCTGTATTACTCGCTTTTGTTTTGCAAACATCATGGGAAGTAGAGACCCTAAGAAACCATATGTGAGAGTATGGACAGACAGCTTTTTTCCCACTAAAATTTAATTCACAGGCTCACAAATATTCCTTCAATCTGGCTGCTTTCCACTTTCCACAAGAAGTATTTTCTTTGTCACCACTCGTCTTCATCTTACAATGTTCGTTCTGCCTTGGAAGTTGTATACACAAGGAACATAGATGCATCGCCTTATTCTTGCAAGGGATATAACAACCCCACCCAAACCACCTAATTTTCAGAAAAccgcataaataaaaaaaatttatttaagaaGATCTAGGAGTGACACAATAAAAATTTGAACATAAGTGTAGCTATGAGGTCTCACTTTTAATTTCCATTCTACAGGTATTTTATTTCAAGTGTGCTGAGCAACACTTTGGTAATCCTGATCACACAGCAGTGGTGCTGCGGCATATCCGACCCAATCGCCGCTGCATACCTTGCATCACATGTGCTGACGTGCTGTAAGAAATTAAGCAGCTCAGACAATTATGTTAGTCCATTAGAGTAAATTTTCCCCTTTTGCATGGCTTTTAATTCTTCTTGTAGCACCCCAACACTATACAATGTTTATTCAtaatatttatctctttttttcacttttgtttcaCTAATAATACCTGCCTTTATTGTCTGGGTGTGCAAAAGACTTTTGAACAAGATATAAGGGCCCAGTAATGCAGTTGGAGTTTTATTAaacatctgttttgtttttatataaattggAAGGTAGAGTGGACCTGgtatataacaatattttaattttgtgtatcCCTGTCCTTCATCTCAATGTAAATGAGAGACAGGCAGAGGAAAAAGAGTTGTGTAGACACGTGAACAAAAAGGACAGACAGCCATGCACACAACCAGGGTTGCAATAAACAGAATTAACAAAGACACACAGATGCATACTGATAATTATGTACAGCCTGATGGCAGACAAACCTACAGAAATACAAGCACACAGAGACAGAGGAgcttataaaaaaatgatttattattcCCCAGCATGtaatacgtgtgtgtatgtgtgtgcgtgtgtgtgtgtattaggAGTTGTGTGGTGGTTTTTCCATGTGCAGCAGCCCATGTCATGTGTCTTCAGTGCTTCAAGACGTACTGCTCTATACGCCTAAGAGAGCGACAATTTGTACATAATGTACAGTTCGGGTACACTCTTCCCTGTCCTGGTAATCACTGCAATACACATTggacttttgaaaaataaattctttatcTGCGTTATATTATTATCTGCTTGGACTCAAGAATTGAAATATCAGGATACATCAGAACATCTTGGATGCTTTAGTACTGAGCTTGATAGTTTTCCATGCTGTTAAAGCCTTGCCAGTTGGTTATTAGGAAACCTAACATCAAAAAATAATCTCCTTACTCATTCTTGAAAATTAGATCCCCCCTACCAACCCTCAACTCAAATGGATGCATAGTACTCGTTGAAATGGGTTCTATAGTGCATTTGTAATAACAATAGAATTGCTATAAACCTGCtttaaaagtttgaaacaaTGACCATATTTGATGAACAGTATATGAGTAtttaatccattttttaaagcattgtatTCTTTGTGGACCTTACAGCAGTATCTGATTAGGCTTGTTTGAACAAAATATTAAGTGAGACTGCTGAGTTTACTTTTCATGAAAGATTTAACTTACAATGTTTACTTAAATTGATTAAACATGTTATACACCAGTGAGAGTTTACCCTCTTATTgttaagataaacatttttaaaaaaatcattaaaaccGATCTGTTTGACCCCGGCAATCATTGTGCAATGTTAAATTTGCAGAACGCTGTCCAGATTCTTTCATTCAAGAGCAGCATCACTTCTGTGTGCTGGAGCCTGCAGAGTATGAAAGGTACAAGGACTTTGGTGTTGAGGAGTGTGTGAGGGCAGATGGTGGCATATACTGCCCTCAGCCTTCCTGTGGTCAGGTATTCCTTATGGAGACTGAAGGAACCAGAGCTGTGTGCCCTTACTGCAAGGTGAAAACATTGGCTAAACACTGTCAGTCACCTTTGCAGTGAACtagtttttaaaacagcttGAGGTTTTACTTTTgcagtatttaaaatttttattcttgtttataTGATAATTTAAACCTCCTCTGAAAATTTTTAACCATTATTAAACCATTACAAAGTTTTTGTCTTGCTTCAAGTTAGTTTGCtcgaggaatttttttttttttattaccgactttcatttttcagtttgtgttcTGTCGACATTGTGAAGAACAGGCGCATGAAGGTGATTGTGCCAATAACTTGTCTGCATCACAGTCTTTTCAggtataaatattattacatatatttCCATACTTTTTAGAgagtgtgtgtccatgtgtgcatgcatgcatacttgTATTTTTGTAGATGCTGAAAGTATGTATATGTGATGTTTGTGACAGTTGCCATATTTTGTGTTTCGATAGTTCAGTGACCCTCAACGAGCCGAGAGAGCTAGATGGGAGCGACAGTCAGCCCACGATAGAAACCACAACTAAAAGGTGCCCTGGTTGTGATGTTCCTACGGAGAGGAATGGTGAGGGTCTTTTTCAGTTGTTAAGAGCCACTCCTCTCTTgtacaattgtttttaaaacatgactGATTTACCTGTGAATATACTTTTATGTTTCCAAGTGCAGTATGGTGAACTAGGAAATACATTTCCTATGCCATATGGAAGAGAAGCAAAAGGATGGTAATGCAAAGATTAATGTTTCAGTGAAATAAGAAAGATGTGCTGCAAAAATATGCTTAAAACCATATCACAATGCTCAGGAAAAAAAGTACGTGAATGTTGCAATGCTATGTGACCAATGCaaacagtatattttaaatgttttcactaACAGTATGTTCTATGCATACTAAATCGCTCAAGTGCTCATTCCATTTTTGCCATCTATAATCTACAAGTCTCTCCTTGAAAGCTTTCAAAAATTCTTGCACTCTTTCTATACCATGGTGTAAAGAGGTAAAGATCATTTGAATATGCACAGGTGTGGTAGGAATGTGTGTGGGCTGTTTTTGTGAGGGTGTCAATACATGTATTATTTTACTCGTATGAACATTTTATGCtatgcatttttcatttttttatgttgtttttttttaaatacctggcagaaaaatatgtacaagACTTTCTctcaagagaaataaaaagtacacaaaagaaaactgtttgttCAGACAGGGTTAGGAAAGGcttgttaatatatattttttttagggtAAGTGGATATCTGGGGAGCCTTATGTGCATAAATTCTGTAATCCAAGgaatcatttttaacatttttcacatAAAAAGGTGGTTTCAAGGAGTGATTTACCTTATGTCCTTCCACTGAATACAATTGTATTTGTGCATATCCTTTACCATGATGAAAATCTTTCCTTTGACAGGTGGCTGCATGCACTTGTTGTGCTCACGATGTGGTGCAGAATGGTGCTGGCTATGTGTCAAAAAGTGGGACCGTCAGTGCCAAGGAGCACACTGGTTTGATTGAGGCATGTGAAAGCTTTGTCCATAACAAAGACTTGAACAAAATGTCTCATTGCCCACTAAGACTCTTTGTGATGGAATTATCAAGCTTTacaagagagggagggaaagttatttttctatttgtgtcCGGTGAATATAAGTAGATGATGTGGGTCTGACCTGAAGGGGGTAATGATTTAGTTGGTGCTTACGAAGAATGACACTAAGTAAATGTTAACCAAGTTAGACATGAGATTATACCTTCTAAAGTATAAGAAATTTGATCTACCTGTCTATTGTGCAGAGAGGTAtatagcgtgtgtgtgtgtgtgtgagagagagaaactgaatgataagtatttttaaaaaaagtgtattaaacattgttttatataGAAATTTAGTGACACTGCAAGCTTATCTTAGGCCAGTACATTTCATGGGATCCTGAAGCACAAATCTAGGATCTAAGCATTTAGTGGTCTTTTTTCCCACActgtgattttgtttcagttaGAATTCTATGCTGGATACATCACATATTCTAACTTAAAGTTGTCACCTGTTCAGATTCCTGTAAGTCTCATTTCTGTTGTGTCcttttatatttatctgtttTGGTTTTATAGATTTGTTAACGCATTGTAAAGTTTGTCAGGAAACAAGAATGAATGTCTGTATCACCCAGTGTCGTCTCACAAGATCACTTATTGCTTCTGATTAGAAAGTAGTTGTATCCTTTTTCTGTACCTCAGTTTCCAGAAAGTCCTTTTTGTACCCAGTGGTTTCCACTCACTGGAAGTATATTTCAAAACTGGGGGCTGTCAGAGCTTTAGTGATACTCcataacacaaaacatttttgtgtgcatgtaggaaagcagaagaaaatccCTTAAAAACAACtagcttttcaaaaatgtgGTCTTATACATGTGTTCATACTAAAAACTGCACATTAATTTCATAagttttttcaaatttaaatttaatttttacaatagttttttaaaaataatttttaagtaattttttacGAAGAATATTCGGAACcctggaaaaaatatattagagCAATCTGCAGTGTGAACATATTTCAACCAAGTGCTTTCTCCAGACTTTACAGGTTGTGTTTTATAGATTTACAACAGGGTGAATGTTGAACATGAATTATGTATAATCCAGTATTTGAAACATAAAGCAGAATTTCACAGGTTTAATTCAGATAACAactgtgtgtaaaatatttacgGTCAAATTTCCTGAGTATGGCTCCCTTGTTATCTTGAAAAACtggtgaaaaaatgttttcaatgatCTTGTCCACTTCTGCTGTCTTTGGTGCAAATGCAGATGATCAGctatatgttgtttaaaaaaatgtgtgatgggcattcaaaattttatattttcatcagCTGCGCTTTACAAACACAGATGCATGGATGCACACTTTTTTAAGGCATCATCTCTTTCTGTGCCTTATCTGTTTTCAGTCCTTGGGTGGACATCATGAGTTACAGAAAATTGGGTGTAGATGTGTCAGCTGGGCCTATCCTAGGCTTGTTCCAGCAGGTCATCCATTTGGCAGCCTGGGTAGGCATTAAATGCATCTTAATGTTGTACATGCACATAAAACAGGCAGAAGGGGGGAAGCTGGAGTACTGGAGAAACTGCAGATGGTAAAccctgtaaataaatgttacatgCAGAGAGAGGTTTGTCAGAGCTGAAATACAAACCTGCAGCACTCATTTCTCATGGTCATGGTGACAAGAACTTTAGTCACTCCACCACCAACCATAGGCTGTACACTGTATAGACTGCTAATAAATTAATCAGAATGATCAAATCTGTGTTTGATTGCTTCACTAGCTGCATGAGAATGAAGAGTGGGCACTGTTAAATTATGCTTGATGGTTTGGAAGAAGAAAGCAACTCATTTAAGAATTTAGGTATTTAACTGTCATATTAACCCATGACTAGCTTCCTGAGAGGTGCGTGCATTGGTGAGGTGGTGGtgctgattttaaaaaaatccaaaatacaACATAGACCTACACAACTTTAAAAGACATGAACAAATTTGCATGCATACAGACATAACAAGAGCACTCTGATACAA
The sequence above is a segment of the Pomacea canaliculata isolate SZHN2017 linkage group LG6, ASM307304v1, whole genome shotgun sequence genome. Coding sequences within it:
- the LOC112565826 gene encoding E3 ubiquitin-protein ligase parkin-like, with amino-acid sequence MLAKLYSLMSSGRTQGLSGAVHSTIMVSIKYEQQQTAYELDRSCTVAELRNKLARDFIIPLSEVKVILGGRVLTDDMSIEDIGVGMESILFAIRHRGSGRSEDQVEEPAAPREVVEERQTLHRVPALPAVAENALLKDQYFVYCKLCREVKPGRLRVKCSICGDGAILVQEDPRRWEDVLMAGQLSATCQSLQCHDCVPVFYFKCAEQHFGNPDHTAVVLRHIRPNRRCIPCITCADVLSCVVVFPCAAAHVMCLQCFKTYCSIRLRERQFVHNVQFGYTLPCPERCPDSFIQEQHHFCVLEPAEYERYKDFGVEECVRADGGIYCPQPSCGQVFLMETEGTRAVCPYCKFVFCRHCEEQAHEGDCANNLSASQSFQFSDPQRAERARWERQSAHDRNHN